A single window of Athene noctua chromosome 1, bAthNoc1.hap1.1, whole genome shotgun sequence DNA harbors:
- the TMEM139 gene encoding transmembrane protein 139, whose protein sequence is MWLETHWKNIRQTLLLLFTAALLIGVTMLAISSNINPVGYFFLGVGGVCLIGYLLSVFVECYLRNQHRHDANEIPTNRQSQAGVNTAYEAPTYEEVMTMSVPAIWTIASNPGFVPSPLNEPPPYNAVTESSAQEEIMVEALRASDTMSTSETDTGSRMPLQLVLPPRLQRFVSDIHEVKGIEERFEPLEPLTPPPAYESAINDEVFEDAFQPSVL, encoded by the exons ATGTGGTTAGAGACACACTGGAAGAACATCCGCCAAACCTTGTTGCTTCTTTTCACTGCTGCTCTTCTCATTGGGGTCACCATGCTGGCCATTTCATCTAACATCAATCCAGTAGGCTATTTCTTCCTAGGGGTAGGGGGAGTGTGCCTGATCGGCTATTTGCTCAGTGTGTTTGTCGAGTGTTACCTGAGGAATCAGCACCGACATGATGCAAATGAGATACCTACAAACAGACAAAGCCAAGCAGG GGTGAACACTGCCTATGAAGCACCCACCTATGAGGAGGTGATGACCATGTCAGTTCCAGCCATATGGACTATTGCATCCAATCCAGGCTTCGTGCCCTCACCACTGAACGAGCCTCCTCCTTACAACGCAGTTACTGAATCATCTGCCCAAGAAGAGATTATGGTGGAGGCTCTCAGGGCATCAGACACAATGAGCACCTCTGAGACAGACACAGGCTCTAGGATGCCGTTGCAGCTGGTTCTGCCCCCAAGGCTGCAGCGGTTTGTTTCAGACATCCATGAAGTGAAAGGTATTGAAGAGAGGTTTGAGCCACTAGAGCCACTCACTCCGCCACCTGCTTATGAGAGTGCCATCAACGATGAGGTCTTTGAAGATGCTTTCCAGCCCTCGGTATTATGA
- the CASP2 gene encoding caspase-2 isoform X1: MLVACGMQRCHQEALKKNRVMLAKQLILKELAEHMIEKDIITTEMMEMIQAKSGSFSQNVEFLDLLPKRGPNAFSAFCEALRETKQQHLETMILKTTSNLSHRTARLEHCYGSNLPFPVSELCNSKRPRWIEPMEHSLDNGDGLPIPPVKYCSPEFYRDHQHLAYKLISEPRGLALILSNVHFSSEKDLEYRAGGDVDCNSLEMLFKHLGYQVTVCHDQTAQSSSVFAEMQNALERFSKLPGHQDVDSCIVALLSHGVEGGVYGSDGKLLQLQEAFRLFDNANCPNLQNKPKMFFIQACRGDETDRGVDQRDGKEWSDSPGCEESDANKEENLKLRLPTCSDMICGYACLKGTAAMRNTKRGSWYIEALTSVFAEDSRDTHVADMLVKVNRQIKQREGYAPGTEFHRCKEMSEYCSTLCQDLYLFPGYLPGK, translated from the exons ATGCTCGTGGCGTGCGGCATGCAGCGATGTCACCAGGAAGCGCTAAAGAAGAACCGGGTGATGCTGGCAAAGCAGCTGATTTTGAAAGAATTGGCTGAGCATATGATAGAGAAGGACATCATCACCACGGAGATGATGGAAATGATACAG GCCAAGTCTGGGAGCTTCAGCCAAAATGTGGAATTCCTTGATTTGCTGCCCAAGAGAGGCCCTAATGCCTTCTCAGCCTTCTGTGAAGCTCTAcgagaaacaaaacagcagcatcTGGAGACAATGATCTTGAAGACAACATCCAACCTGAGTCACAGGACTGCAAGG CTTGAACACTGTTATGGATCAAATCTTCCATTCCCTGTCAGTGAGTTGTGTAATTCAAAGAGACCACGCTGGATTG AACCAATGGAACATTCCTTGGATAATGGAGATGGTCTACCGATTCCTCCAGTGAAGTACTGCTCTCCTGAATTTTATCGTGATCATCAGCACTTG GCATATAAACTGATATCAGAGCCCCGAGGCTTAGCACTTATTCTCAGCAACGTCCATTTCAGCAGTGAGAAGGACTTGGAATATCGCGCAGGGGGAGATGTGGACTGTAATTCCCTGGAGATGCTTTTCAAGCATCTTGGGTATCAAGTGACTGTCTGTCATGATCAAACTGCACAG TCTTCCAGTGTCTTTGCA gaGATGCAGAATGCATTGGAGAGGTTCTCTAAGCTGCCAGGTCATCAGGATGTGGATTCGTGCATTGTTGCTTTGCTTTCCCATGGTGTGGAGGGTGGGGTTTATGGCAGTGATGGCAAACTACTACAG tTGCAGGAGGCTTTCCGGCTCTTTGATAATGCAAACTGTCCAAATCTTCAGAATAAGCCCAAAATGTTCTTTATTCAGGCCTGCCGTGGAG ATGAGACAGACCGGGGAGTGGATCAAAGAGATGGGAAAGAATGGTCAGATTCCCCAGGCTGTGAGGAAAGTGAtgcaaacaaggaagaaaatctCAAACTGCGTCTCCCTACGTGCTCTGATATGATCTGTGGATATGCTTGTCTGAAAG GCACTGCAGCCATGCGGAACACCAAGCGTGGATCCTGGTATATCGAGGCTCTCACCTCTGTGTTTGCAGAGGACTCTCGAGACACTCATGTGGCTGACATGTTGGTAAAG GTGAACAGGCAGATCAAACAACGAGAAGGTTATGCCCCAGGCACAGAATTTCACCGCTGCAAGGAAATGTCAGAGTATTGTAGCACACTTTGTCAGGACCTTTACCTGTTTCCTGGCTATCTTCCAGGAAAATAA
- the CASP2 gene encoding caspase-2 isoform X2, translating into MLVACGMQRCHQEALKKNRVMLAKQLILKELAEHMIEKDIITTEMMEMIQAKSGSFSQNVEFLDLLPKRGPNAFSAFCEALRETKQQHLETMILKTTSNLSHRTARLEHCYGSNLPFPVSELCNSKRPRWIEPMEHSLDNGDGLPIPPVKYCSPEFYRDHQHLAYKLISEPRGLALILSNVHFSSEKDLEYRAGGDVDCNSLEMLFKHLGYQVTVCHDQTAQEMQNALERFSKLPGHQDVDSCIVALLSHGVEGGVYGSDGKLLQLQEAFRLFDNANCPNLQNKPKMFFIQACRGDETDRGVDQRDGKEWSDSPGCEESDANKEENLKLRLPTCSDMICGYACLKGTAAMRNTKRGSWYIEALTSVFAEDSRDTHVADMLVKVNRQIKQREGYAPGTEFHRCKEMSEYCSTLCQDLYLFPGYLPGK; encoded by the exons ATGCTCGTGGCGTGCGGCATGCAGCGATGTCACCAGGAAGCGCTAAAGAAGAACCGGGTGATGCTGGCAAAGCAGCTGATTTTGAAAGAATTGGCTGAGCATATGATAGAGAAGGACATCATCACCACGGAGATGATGGAAATGATACAG GCCAAGTCTGGGAGCTTCAGCCAAAATGTGGAATTCCTTGATTTGCTGCCCAAGAGAGGCCCTAATGCCTTCTCAGCCTTCTGTGAAGCTCTAcgagaaacaaaacagcagcatcTGGAGACAATGATCTTGAAGACAACATCCAACCTGAGTCACAGGACTGCAAGG CTTGAACACTGTTATGGATCAAATCTTCCATTCCCTGTCAGTGAGTTGTGTAATTCAAAGAGACCACGCTGGATTG AACCAATGGAACATTCCTTGGATAATGGAGATGGTCTACCGATTCCTCCAGTGAAGTACTGCTCTCCTGAATTTTATCGTGATCATCAGCACTTG GCATATAAACTGATATCAGAGCCCCGAGGCTTAGCACTTATTCTCAGCAACGTCCATTTCAGCAGTGAGAAGGACTTGGAATATCGCGCAGGGGGAGATGTGGACTGTAATTCCCTGGAGATGCTTTTCAAGCATCTTGGGTATCAAGTGACTGTCTGTCATGATCAAACTGCACAG gaGATGCAGAATGCATTGGAGAGGTTCTCTAAGCTGCCAGGTCATCAGGATGTGGATTCGTGCATTGTTGCTTTGCTTTCCCATGGTGTGGAGGGTGGGGTTTATGGCAGTGATGGCAAACTACTACAG tTGCAGGAGGCTTTCCGGCTCTTTGATAATGCAAACTGTCCAAATCTTCAGAATAAGCCCAAAATGTTCTTTATTCAGGCCTGCCGTGGAG ATGAGACAGACCGGGGAGTGGATCAAAGAGATGGGAAAGAATGGTCAGATTCCCCAGGCTGTGAGGAAAGTGAtgcaaacaaggaagaaaatctCAAACTGCGTCTCCCTACGTGCTCTGATATGATCTGTGGATATGCTTGTCTGAAAG GCACTGCAGCCATGCGGAACACCAAGCGTGGATCCTGGTATATCGAGGCTCTCACCTCTGTGTTTGCAGAGGACTCTCGAGACACTCATGTGGCTGACATGTTGGTAAAG GTGAACAGGCAGATCAAACAACGAGAAGGTTATGCCCCAGGCACAGAATTTCACCGCTGCAAGGAAATGTCAGAGTATTGTAGCACACTTTGTCAGGACCTTTACCTGTTTCCTGGCTATCTTCCAGGAAAATAA
- the CASP2 gene encoding caspase-2 isoform X3, translating into MLVACGMQRCHQEALKKNRVMLAKQLILKELAEHMIEKDIITTEMMEMIQAKSGSFSQNVEFLDLLPKRGPNAFSAFCEALRETKQQHLETMILKTTSNLSHRTARLEHCYGSNLPFPVSELCSWNFLLFRTEPMEHSLDNGDGLPIPPVKYCSPEFYRDHQHLAYKLISEPRGLALILSNVHFSSEKDLEYRAGGDVDCNSLEMLFKHLGYQVTVCHDQTAQEMQNALERFSKLPGHQDVDSCIVALLSHGVEGGVYGSDGKLLQLQEAFRLFDNANCPNLQNKPKMFFIQACRGDETDRGVDQRDGKEWSDSPGCEESDANKEENLKLRLPTCSDMICGYACLKGTAAMRNTKRGSWYIEALTSVFAEDSRDTHVADMLVKVNRQIKQREGYAPGTEFHRCKEMSEYCSTLCQDLYLFPGYLPGK; encoded by the exons ATGCTCGTGGCGTGCGGCATGCAGCGATGTCACCAGGAAGCGCTAAAGAAGAACCGGGTGATGCTGGCAAAGCAGCTGATTTTGAAAGAATTGGCTGAGCATATGATAGAGAAGGACATCATCACCACGGAGATGATGGAAATGATACAG GCCAAGTCTGGGAGCTTCAGCCAAAATGTGGAATTCCTTGATTTGCTGCCCAAGAGAGGCCCTAATGCCTTCTCAGCCTTCTGTGAAGCTCTAcgagaaacaaaacagcagcatcTGGAGACAATGATCTTGAAGACAACATCCAACCTGAGTCACAGGACTGCAAGG CTTGAACACTGTTATGGATCAAATCTTCCATTCCCTGTCAGTGA GCTTTGTAGTTGGAATTTTTTATTGTTTCGCACAGAACCAATGGAACATTCCTTGGATAATGGAGATGGTCTACCGATTCCTCCAGTGAAGTACTGCTCTCCTGAATTTTATCGTGATCATCAGCACTTG GCATATAAACTGATATCAGAGCCCCGAGGCTTAGCACTTATTCTCAGCAACGTCCATTTCAGCAGTGAGAAGGACTTGGAATATCGCGCAGGGGGAGATGTGGACTGTAATTCCCTGGAGATGCTTTTCAAGCATCTTGGGTATCAAGTGACTGTCTGTCATGATCAAACTGCACAG gaGATGCAGAATGCATTGGAGAGGTTCTCTAAGCTGCCAGGTCATCAGGATGTGGATTCGTGCATTGTTGCTTTGCTTTCCCATGGTGTGGAGGGTGGGGTTTATGGCAGTGATGGCAAACTACTACAG tTGCAGGAGGCTTTCCGGCTCTTTGATAATGCAAACTGTCCAAATCTTCAGAATAAGCCCAAAATGTTCTTTATTCAGGCCTGCCGTGGAG ATGAGACAGACCGGGGAGTGGATCAAAGAGATGGGAAAGAATGGTCAGATTCCCCAGGCTGTGAGGAAAGTGAtgcaaacaaggaagaaaatctCAAACTGCGTCTCCCTACGTGCTCTGATATGATCTGTGGATATGCTTGTCTGAAAG GCACTGCAGCCATGCGGAACACCAAGCGTGGATCCTGGTATATCGAGGCTCTCACCTCTGTGTTTGCAGAGGACTCTCGAGACACTCATGTGGCTGACATGTTGGTAAAG GTGAACAGGCAGATCAAACAACGAGAAGGTTATGCCCCAGGCACAGAATTTCACCGCTGCAAGGAAATGTCAGAGTATTGTAGCACACTTTGTCAGGACCTTTACCTGTTTCCTGGCTATCTTCCAGGAAAATAA
- the CASP2 gene encoding caspase-2 isoform X5 produces MLVACGMQRCHQEALKKNRVMLAKQLILKELAEHMIEKDIITTEMMEMIQAKSGSFSQNVEFLDLLPKRGPNAFSAFCEALRETKQQHLETMILKTTSNLSHRTARLEHCYGSNLPFPVSELCNSKRPRWIEPMEHSLDNGDGLPIPPVKYCSPEFYRDHQHLAYKLISEPRGLALILSNVHFSSEKDLEYRAGGDVDCNSLEMLFKHLGYQVTVCHDQTAQSSSVFAEMQNALERFSKLPGHQDVDSCIVALLSHGVEGGVYGSDGKLLQLQEAFRLFDNANCPNLQNKPKMFFIQACRGGISGTHIHLPLPCCCHCICCSMRQTGEWIKEMGKNGQIPQAVRKVMQTRKKISNCVSLRALI; encoded by the exons ATGCTCGTGGCGTGCGGCATGCAGCGATGTCACCAGGAAGCGCTAAAGAAGAACCGGGTGATGCTGGCAAAGCAGCTGATTTTGAAAGAATTGGCTGAGCATATGATAGAGAAGGACATCATCACCACGGAGATGATGGAAATGATACAG GCCAAGTCTGGGAGCTTCAGCCAAAATGTGGAATTCCTTGATTTGCTGCCCAAGAGAGGCCCTAATGCCTTCTCAGCCTTCTGTGAAGCTCTAcgagaaacaaaacagcagcatcTGGAGACAATGATCTTGAAGACAACATCCAACCTGAGTCACAGGACTGCAAGG CTTGAACACTGTTATGGATCAAATCTTCCATTCCCTGTCAGTGAGTTGTGTAATTCAAAGAGACCACGCTGGATTG AACCAATGGAACATTCCTTGGATAATGGAGATGGTCTACCGATTCCTCCAGTGAAGTACTGCTCTCCTGAATTTTATCGTGATCATCAGCACTTG GCATATAAACTGATATCAGAGCCCCGAGGCTTAGCACTTATTCTCAGCAACGTCCATTTCAGCAGTGAGAAGGACTTGGAATATCGCGCAGGGGGAGATGTGGACTGTAATTCCCTGGAGATGCTTTTCAAGCATCTTGGGTATCAAGTGACTGTCTGTCATGATCAAACTGCACAG TCTTCCAGTGTCTTTGCA gaGATGCAGAATGCATTGGAGAGGTTCTCTAAGCTGCCAGGTCATCAGGATGTGGATTCGTGCATTGTTGCTTTGCTTTCCCATGGTGTGGAGGGTGGGGTTTATGGCAGTGATGGCAAACTACTACAG tTGCAGGAGGCTTTCCGGCTCTTTGATAATGCAAACTGTCCAAATCTTCAGAATAAGCCCAAAATGTTCTTTATTCAGGCCTGCCGTGGAG GTATAAGTGGAACCCATAttcacctccctctgccctgctgctgccactgcatCTGTTGCTCT ATGAGACAGACCGGGGAGTGGATCAAAGAGATGGGAAAGAATGGTCAGATTCCCCAGGCTGTGAGGAAAGTGAtgcaaacaaggaagaaaatctCAAACTGCGTCTCCCTACGTGCTCTGATATGA
- the CASP2 gene encoding caspase-2 isoform X4 yields MLAKSGSFSQNVEFLDLLPKRGPNAFSAFCEALRETKQQHLETMILKTTSNLSHRTARLEHCYGSNLPFPVSELCNSKRPRWIEPMEHSLDNGDGLPIPPVKYCSPEFYRDHQHLAYKLISEPRGLALILSNVHFSSEKDLEYRAGGDVDCNSLEMLFKHLGYQVTVCHDQTAQSSSVFAEMQNALERFSKLPGHQDVDSCIVALLSHGVEGGVYGSDGKLLQLQEAFRLFDNANCPNLQNKPKMFFIQACRGDETDRGVDQRDGKEWSDSPGCEESDANKEENLKLRLPTCSDMICGYACLKGTAAMRNTKRGSWYIEALTSVFAEDSRDTHVADMLVKVNRQIKQREGYAPGTEFHRCKEMSEYCSTLCQDLYLFPGYLPGK; encoded by the exons ATGCTG GCCAAGTCTGGGAGCTTCAGCCAAAATGTGGAATTCCTTGATTTGCTGCCCAAGAGAGGCCCTAATGCCTTCTCAGCCTTCTGTGAAGCTCTAcgagaaacaaaacagcagcatcTGGAGACAATGATCTTGAAGACAACATCCAACCTGAGTCACAGGACTGCAAGG CTTGAACACTGTTATGGATCAAATCTTCCATTCCCTGTCAGTGAGTTGTGTAATTCAAAGAGACCACGCTGGATTG AACCAATGGAACATTCCTTGGATAATGGAGATGGTCTACCGATTCCTCCAGTGAAGTACTGCTCTCCTGAATTTTATCGTGATCATCAGCACTTG GCATATAAACTGATATCAGAGCCCCGAGGCTTAGCACTTATTCTCAGCAACGTCCATTTCAGCAGTGAGAAGGACTTGGAATATCGCGCAGGGGGAGATGTGGACTGTAATTCCCTGGAGATGCTTTTCAAGCATCTTGGGTATCAAGTGACTGTCTGTCATGATCAAACTGCACAG TCTTCCAGTGTCTTTGCA gaGATGCAGAATGCATTGGAGAGGTTCTCTAAGCTGCCAGGTCATCAGGATGTGGATTCGTGCATTGTTGCTTTGCTTTCCCATGGTGTGGAGGGTGGGGTTTATGGCAGTGATGGCAAACTACTACAG tTGCAGGAGGCTTTCCGGCTCTTTGATAATGCAAACTGTCCAAATCTTCAGAATAAGCCCAAAATGTTCTTTATTCAGGCCTGCCGTGGAG ATGAGACAGACCGGGGAGTGGATCAAAGAGATGGGAAAGAATGGTCAGATTCCCCAGGCTGTGAGGAAAGTGAtgcaaacaaggaagaaaatctCAAACTGCGTCTCCCTACGTGCTCTGATATGATCTGTGGATATGCTTGTCTGAAAG GCACTGCAGCCATGCGGAACACCAAGCGTGGATCCTGGTATATCGAGGCTCTCACCTCTGTGTTTGCAGAGGACTCTCGAGACACTCATGTGGCTGACATGTTGGTAAAG GTGAACAGGCAGATCAAACAACGAGAAGGTTATGCCCCAGGCACAGAATTTCACCGCTGCAAGGAAATGTCAGAGTATTGTAGCACACTTTGTCAGGACCTTTACCTGTTTCCTGGCTATCTTCCAGGAAAATAA